The Ferrimicrobium acidiphilum DSM 19497 nucleotide sequence GAGCGGACGATATTGGTGAGATTGGCGCTCGGGTAGCTGATCATCTGTTTGGTAGCGCAGATTCGCAAGCCATTGACGAGCCCAACGTCAACTCGATATTGCTGTTTGATCAGTTAACTGCGGCGCAGGCCTCGACGCTTGAGCCCTCATCGATAATAGGGGTTATCGTAGCGACAGGTGGGCCATCGGGTCATGCGGCGCTGATACTGCGATCACTCGACATCCCGGCGGTCGTTGGATGTCCCAGGGCCTACGAGATACCCGACGGTGCCGTAGTACTCCTTGATCCTTTGCGAGGCTTGGTAAGGATTGGAGCCAACGGACGGGTGCCTACGTCTGCTCATCGACCCACAGTTGGTCATCGGAGTCCGAGATCCGTGCTGGCGACGAAGGCGGTACAGTTGCTCGCCAATGTAGGCTCGCTGGCCGATGCCCAAGAGGCGCGATCCCAAGGAGCGGAGGGAATCGGGCTGGTGCGTACGGAGTTTCTATTCGAGGGTAGGGAGCTAGAGCCGAGTGTTGATGAGCAGGTATCGACCTATCGCTCCTTGATAGAGCCCTTTTGTGAGACAGGACAACCGGTTACCGTGCGGACACTTGATGTCGGGTCTGACAAGCCGTTGCCATTTGTCAACCTGTCGCGTGAGGACAATCCTGCGCTGGGGGTGCGAGGAATTCGTTTGGTGAACCAGGTGCCGGGTCTTCTTGAACGACAGCTCGAGGCTCTCGCACGTACTCGTGCATTGGTGGGTGGAGTGGATCTTAGGGTTATGGCGCCGATGATTAGCTCAATCGGTGAGGTGAACTCGTTCGTAGAGATGGCCCGATCGGCGGGTCTTGGTTCTTTAGGGATCATGATCGAGGTGCCAGCGCTTGCTCTCGACTTCCGCCGAGTCGCTCCTCTGGTCGATTTCGCATCAATCGGCACCAATGACC carries:
- a CDS encoding putative PEP-binding protein; protein product: MSDLGGSSSGSGQDSSTEELRGFGVGTRSVSGRIVRIGKQPPLIEGRNSGEASEGNDSAQVDSAFGDSDSIEFEGRDALRSRLSEMLEVVGIELETLGQNAPSEVADILEAQAMMAQDPTLVDRLLANVEPDPMVDAKCQLQRRNLRAAFEKVAAELRSVGGYIGERADDIGEIGARVADHLFGSADSQAIDEPNVNSILLFDQLTAAQASTLEPSSIIGVIVATGGPSGHAALILRSLDIPAVVGCPRAYEIPDGAVVLLDPLRGLVRIGANGRVPTSAHRPTVGHRSPRSVLATKAVQLLANVGSLADAQEARSQGAEGIGLVRTEFLFEGRELEPSVDEQVSTYRSLIEPFCETGQPVTVRTLDVGSDKPLPFVNLSREDNPALGVRGIRLVNQVPGLLERQLEALARTRALVGGVDLRVMAPMISSIGEVNSFVEMARSAGLGSLGIMIEVPALALDFRRVAPLVDFASIGTNDLMQYLMGVDRNASMLGELLDPWSPVALRLIGALAREGARAKVAVSVCGEAASDPLLAIVLVGLGITSLSMTPVALAQVREVLDAVSMTRARRLAQLAIRQLDSTAARHVVGEAI